A window of the Caldalkalibacillus salinus genome harbors these coding sequences:
- a CDS encoding GNAT family N-acetyltransferase, translated as MEYKIQHINEALRKQVVELITQQWGSPKIVSRGHIHYMNQLPGFVAIKDNGIIGLLTYHIAGDQCEIVSLDSLEKNRGLGSQLIKGVEKIAREKKCKRIWLITTNDNIRAIKFYQKRGYDLVALHQKAVEYARKIKPEIPLTGYEGIPIQHELEFEKRFKV; from the coding sequence ATGGAGTATAAGATACAACATATTAATGAGGCGTTAAGAAAACAAGTGGTTGAGCTAATAACACAACAGTGGGGCTCACCTAAAATCGTATCACGTGGTCATATTCACTACATGAATCAATTACCAGGTTTCGTGGCTATAAAAGATAATGGGATTATTGGACTGCTTACATATCATATAGCTGGGGATCAGTGTGAAATTGTGTCTTTGGATAGCCTTGAAAAGAATAGAGGACTAGGAAGTCAGCTGATCAAAGGGGTAGAAAAAATTGCAAGAGAAAAGAAGTGTAAACGTATTTGGTTGATTACCACAAACGATAACATTCGGGCAATCAAATTTTACCAGAAAAGAGGATATGATTTAGTCGCATTACACCAAAAAGCAGTTGAATATGCCAGAAAAATAAAACCCGAAATACCACTGACGGGATATGAAGGGATACCCATACAGCACGAGTTAGAGTTTGAGAAAAGGTTTAAGGTATAA